In Alosa sapidissima isolate fAloSap1 chromosome 11, fAloSap1.pri, whole genome shotgun sequence, a single window of DNA contains:
- the slc35b4 gene encoding UDP-xylose and UDP-N-acetylglucosamine transporter: MIKMNPAFAVILVFAGCCSNVVFLELLVRDFPGCGNIVTFAQFAFIALEGFIFETNFGRKKPAIPMSNYVIMVTMFFTVSVINNYALNFNIAMPLHMIFRSGSLIANMILGIIILKKRYTASKYVSIILVSVGIFICTIMSARQVNVEKGTEEESVYAFMWWLLGIAMLTFALLMSARMGIFQETLYKQYGKHSKEALFYNHCLPLPGFLLLSTDIYNHCLLFNQSAPVEVPLIGQAVPVMWLYLLMNVITQYVCIRGVFILTTECTSLTVTLVVTLRKFVSLIISILYFRNPFTAWHWVGTAVVFLGTLLYTEVLTNVWTALRSEKPPKKAD, from the exons ATGATAAAGATGAATCCGGCATTTGCAGTCATTTTGGTTTTCGCTGGGTGCTGCAGTAACGTGGTATTTTTGGAACTTTTAGTAAG GGATTTTCCAGGATGTGGAAACATTGTCACCTTCGCTCAGTTTGCATTCATTGCCCTCGAAGGGTTCATATTCGAAACGAATTTTGGGAGAAAGAAACCTGCTATTCCTATGAG TAATTATGTCATCATGGTGACCATGTTCTTCACTGTCAGCGTCATTAATAATTACGCTCTCAACTTCAACATTGCCATGCCCCTTCACATGATTTTCAGATCT GGCTCTTTGATAGCCAACATGATTCTTGGTATCATAATTCTGAAAAAAAG ATACACAGCAAGTAAATACGTTTCAATTATTCTGGTGTCAGTTGGAATCTTCATCTGTACCATCATGTCTGCTAGACAAGTG aatgtAGAGAAGGGCACAGAAGAGGAAAGTGTGTATGCCTTTATGTGGTGGCTTTTGG GCATTGCTATGTTGACCTTTGCCTTGCTCATGTCTGCTCGGATGGGAATCTTCCAGGAGACACTGTATAAGCAGTATGGGAAGCACTCCAAAGAGGCCCTTTTCTATAAT CATTGCCTTCCATTACCAGGATTCTTGCTCTTATCTACAGACATCTACAACCATTGTTTACTCTTCAATCAAAGTG CTCCTGTGGAGGTCCCCTTGATTGGACAAGCTGTTCCAGTGATGTGGTTGTATCTGCTGATGAATGTCATAACTCA ATATGTGTGCATACGGGGAGTGTTCATCCTGACCACAGAGTGTACCTCACTCACAGTCACACTGGTGGTAACACTACGGAAGTTCGTCAGTCTCATCATCTCAATCTTGTACTTCCGGAACCCCTTCACTGCCTGGCACTGGGTTGGCACAGCGGTGGTGTTCCTGGGTACACTCCTCTACACAGAAGTACTGACCAATGTCTGGACTGCCCTCAGAAGCGAGAAACCACCAAAGAAAGCAGACTAA